A stretch of the Hyperolius riggenbachi isolate aHypRig1 chromosome 11, aHypRig1.pri, whole genome shotgun sequence genome encodes the following:
- the C11H11orf96 gene encoding uncharacterized protein C11orf96 homolog has product MSSAVMPAKQAESLGMCSSYQAVMPHYSAATEEYPQPIQPRALRGKGKLRRPRQSRFKTQPVTFDEIQEVEEEGLSPTEEEKAKKSFLQSLENLRRSSHNMQQQQRDKLNSSSSSSSQLRHSLDSSDSDSTL; this is encoded by the coding sequence ATGTCTTCAGCGGTAATGCCTGCCAAGCAGGCCGAATCCCTGGGCATGTGCTCCAGCTACCAGGCTGTGATGCCCCACTACAGTGCGGCCACAGAGGAATACCCCCAGCCCATCCAGCCCAGAGCCctgagggggaagggaaagcTGAGGAGGCCAAGGCAGAGCAGGTTCAAGACTCAGCCGGTCACCTTCGATGAGATCCAGGAGGTGGAAGAGGAAGGTTTATCCCCCAccgaggaggagaaggccaagaagTCCTTTCTACAGTCTCTGGAGAACCTCAGGAGAAGTTCTCACAATATGCAGCAGCAACAGAGGGACAAacttaacagcagcagcagcagcagcagccaactgaGACACAGCCTGGACTCCAGTGACTCAGACTCCACTCTATGA